A genome region from Triticum aestivum cultivar Chinese Spring chromosome 2B, IWGSC CS RefSeq v2.1, whole genome shotgun sequence includes the following:
- the LOC123040111 gene encoding uncharacterized acetyltransferase At3g50280-like has product MKGGGVKILSRRMVKPEYEASSRPREPETVHLTPWDLRRITVDYIQKGVLLPMPPAGVHAVEHLASSFARAVARFYPLAGCFAVAPVANHGNAAPSPRPALTISLRCSHEGAEFVHAVAPGVTVADITGALCTPRVVWSFFPLNGVLGTDAVVDPSLPVLAAQVTELADGVFVAMSLNHCAADGTTFWDLFNTWSEISRNEKNISTAPPLRVQRWFHDGCPVPIPLPFAKVQDMARRFEYPPVHECSIRFSPESIKKLKAKANAEMAGTATATISSLQALFAHLWRAVCRARVLAPEQETKLTLPIGCRTRMKGIPQGYIGNAVAGAVARTPVGEILGDGRLGRTAWLLNRAVASFDEAGLKAELASWSQNPSFRYAADYGTEAVVVVMSGSPRFDVYGNDFGWGRPVAVRSGAGSKLDGMVTVYEDGGGRGGMELEVCLAPDALAKLVADEELMGASSVGARLARGGRCTGGASEEFAGVGMHQSYSGASDGAGDLSCVSATARAK; this is encoded by the coding sequence ATGAAAGGTGGCGGTGTCAAAATCTTGTCCCGGCGCATGGTCAAGCCGGAGTACGAAGCGAGCTCGCGGCCTCGCGAGCCTGAGACTGTGCACCTGACGCCATGGGACCTGCGGCGGATCACCGTGGACTACATCCAGAAGGGCGTCCTCCTGCCCATGCCTCCGGCCGGCGTGCATGCCGTTGAACACCTCGCGTCGTCCTTCGCGCGCGCCGTGGCCCGCTTCTACCCCCTCGCCGGCTGCTTCGCCGTCGCACCGGTAGCGAACCACGGCAACGCGGCGCCGTCACCTCGGCCGGCCCTCACGATTTCGCTCCGCTGCAGCCACGAAGGCGCCGAGTTCGTCCACGCCGTGGCGCCCGGGGTGACCGTTGCCGACATCACCGGCGCGCTCTGCACCCCACGTGTGGTCTGGTCCTTCTTCCCTCTCAACGGGGTGCTCGGCACGGACGCCGTCGTGGACCCCAGCCTGCCGGTCCTGGCCGCGCAGGTCACCGAGCTCGCCGACGGCGTCTTCGTCGCCATGTCGCTCAACCACTGCGCCGCCGACGGGACGACGTTCTGGGACCTGTTCAACACATGGTCGGAGATCAGCCGAAACGAGAAGAACATATCTACGGCGCCACCACTCCGGGTCCAGAGGTGGTTCCACGACGGCTGCCCCGTGCCGATCCCTCTGCCCTTCGCCAAGGTGCAAGACATGGCCAGGCGGTTCGAGTACCCGCCGGTGCACGAATGCTCGATCCGTTTCTCCCCGGAGAGCATAAAGAAGCTGAAAGCGAAGGCCAATGCCGAGATGGCCGGCACGGCCACGGCCACCATCTCGTCTCTACAGGCCCTGTTCGCGCACCTATGGCGAGCGGTGTGCCGAGCCCGGGTGCTGGCGCCGGAGCAGGAGACGAAGCTCACGCTCCCCATCGGATGCCGGACACGCATGAAGGGCATTCCGCAAGGTTACATCGGCAACGCGGTGGCAGGCGCAGTCGCCAGGACGCCTGTCGGCGAGATCCTGGGCGATGGCCGGCTGGGCCGGACGGCGTGGCTCCTGAACCGAGCCGTGGCCTCGTTCGACGAGGCGGGCTTGAAGGCCGAGCTCGCGTCTTGGTCCCAGAACCCCAGCTTCAGGTACGCGGCAGACTACGGCACGGAAGCTGTGGTGGTGGTGATGAGCGGCTCGCCGCGGTTCGACGTGTACGGCAACGACTTCGGGTGGGGCAGGCCGGTGGCCGTCCGGAGCGGCGCGGGGAGCAAGCTAGACGGGATGGTCACGGTGTACGAGGACGGTGGAGGGAGAGGCGGCATGGAGCTGGAGGTGTGCCTCGCCCCTGATGCGCTCgccaagctcgtcgccgacgaggagCTGATGGGCGCGTCCTCCGTAGGAGCTCGACTGGCCCGCGGCGGCAGGTGCACCGGCGGTGCATCGGAGGAGTTTGCCGGTGTCGGCATGCATCAGTCATACAGTGGTGCCAGTGATGGAGCTGGTGATCTTTCATGCGTGAGCGCCACTGCCAGAGCCAAATAA
- the LOC123040110 gene encoding uncharacterized protein DKFZp434B061 — MLLLPLATTSNHRASSLTRWIGCYLDRTSLLWPCLRFAWRLTAALLFSATSPGIPRVPALPPHRLSATSCSAHGCRPLRSRQRRPCPSPAAAWAASPAASFLRPSRQPHKPTARTDCAACRVGVPWPAPPHLPAGSPLRAGFGSPALPRLATPSCCSASVRPASQPGRRRLLVPHAPGKASPPRFRVPASGLAPRCPLPPRVTAAPLLRPSTRSPAPAPGLPGARRPRRLRSPSARPAARVAALLSFDLPARLPPRARPAVCTRPPRRPAPRPACPSRPARLPGPPLLRAGSAIARARTRTAPSRRPAGRPCRLPAPAGSPLPASPAVGCRLPADGLLRFRLYLIPVPCRLCTRPGPASPPCRFAVASRTPAPVLGLLRPHLDSDSRAWPASGCPAPPRIAVSGSTPTCRLRLRPGRVRPRTGSARPLPAPSRVALQAGRAAGCASARPPRPSAPSRPHAGPGSPTPRLVACRRPSSTRLRPSRLLHADRKRAACPMVHWRREKKERGPAPRVESKKTQKKEKSRIDWPCKKEREIGCEPAARFHKSDYPAGWKRNVRPPGTKRRQSSRREIRPDCSAVGPNLGGYTQRVR; from the exons AT gttgctgctgccGCTAGCCACCACATCCAACCACCGGGCCTCATCGTTGACCCGCTGGATCGGCTGCTACCTCGACCGCACGAGCCTCCTCTGGCCCTGCCTCCGGTTTGCTTGGCGCCTCACTGCTGCGTTGCTTTTCTCAGCCACGAGCCCCGGAATTCCCCGAGTCCCTGCTCTACCTCCTCACCGCCTGTCAGCCACAAGCTGCTCTGCCCACGGCTGTCGCCCACTGCGGTCCCGCCAGAGGCGCCCCTGCCCGTCGCCGGCTGCCGCCTGGGCTGCCAGCCCAGCGGCCAGCTTCCTGCGGCCGTCCCGCCAGCCGCACAAACCCACGGCTCGCACCGACTGCGCCGCCTGCCGGGTTGGCGTGCCCTGGCCGGCTCCGCCTCACCTGCCTGCCGGGTCGCCACTTCGCGCCGGCTTCGGGTCGCCGGCGCTGCCCCGCCTCGCGACACCCAGCTGCTGCTCCGCGTCCGTGCGCCCAGCTTCACAACCAGGCCGTCGCCGCCTGCTGGTTCCACACGCACCCGGCAAAGCATCGCCTCCCCGCTTCCGCGTCCCGGCCTCGGGGCTGGCTCCCCGTTGCCCGTTGCCACCCCGCGTTACCGCGGCGCCTCTGCTTCGGCCCAGCACCCGGTCGCCGGCTCCAGCGCCCGGCCTGCCCGGCGCCCGTCGCCCGCGCCGTCTGCGCTCGCCTTCCGCACGCCCGGCCGCCCGAGTCGCGGCGCTGCTCTCCTTCGACCTGCCGGCTCGCCTGCCTCCTCGTGCGCGCCCCGCCGTCTGCACCCGTCCTCCGCGGCGGCCTGCCCCGCGCCCGGCGTGCCCCAGCCGCCCCGCGCGCCTACCGGGTCCGCCTCTGCTCCGGGCTGGCTCTGCCATCGCGCGTGCGCGTACCCGCACTGCCCCGAGCCGGCGACCAGCTGGTCGCccctgccgcctccccgcgccggccGGGTCGCCGCTGCCGGCCTCCCCAGCTGTCGGCTGCCGCCTTCCCGCGGATGGCCTCCTCCGCTTCCGGCTCTACCTCATCCCCGTGCCCTGCCGTCTTTGCACCCGGCCCGGACCGGCTTCGCCTCCGTGCCGATTTGCCGTCGCCAGCCGGACGCCGGCTCCCGTGCTTGGCCTGCTCCGCCCGCACCTGGACTCCGACTCCCGTGCCTGGCCGGCTTCCGGCTGTCCGGCTCCGCCCCGCATCGCCGTCTCCGGCTCGACGCCCACCTGCAGGCTTCGCCTCCGACCTGGCCGGGTCCGGCCTCGCACCGGCTCCGCGCGCCCCCTGCCGGCTCCCTCCCGCGTTGCCCTACAGGCTGGCCGCGCGGCCGGCTGCGCCAGCGCCCGTCCGCCGCGCCCCTCTGCTCCGTCCCGGCCGCATGCCGGCCCCGGGTCGCCGACTCCCCGTCTGGTGGCCTGCCGCCGCCCCAGCTCCACGCGGCTGCGCCCCAGCCGGCTGCTCCATGCAGACAGAAAAAGGGCCGCCTGCCCAATGGTCCACTGGAGaagagaaaagaaagagaggggtcCGGCTCCTCGCGTGGAGtcgaaaaaaacacaaaaaaaagaaAAGTCAAGGATCGACTGGCCTtgtaaaaaagagagagagataggaTGCGAGCCGGCTGCTCGTTTCCATAAGTCCGACTATCCAGCCGGATGGAAAAGAAATGTGCGTCCGCCTGGGAcaaagagaagacaaagtagtcgcagggagatccggcccgactgctcagcagtcggcccgaatctcgggggctacacccagcgggtgcgttga